The nucleotide sequence TGTCAATCAAGCCAATAAAGCTATAAAAACCCTCGTCATAGTGACGAGGGTTTCTGTCTTACTCTTCTTGTCCAACAGATTTGATAAATTCTGCTAGCTTGGTAAGTTCTTCTTCAGAACCTTTAAAAACACCTGCAGGCATCGTATTGATACCATTCACAGCAATGTCTTTAATTTCGTCCACAGTTTTTTCTGTACCAACCAAGCCTGGGGCAGCTCCGCCACCTTCCAGATTTTCACCGTGACATTGTAAACAACTGTTTTCATAAAGAGCATAGCCTTCCGCTTCTTTATCAATTTCTACTGCAGATGGCCATACAGGCTTGTTTTCTTCCGCACGTGTTTCCCACTCTACGTGATCTGCAGCTTCATACGTAAGCCAGAACACAGAAGCAATTCCAACCAGCATAAGAGCTGTTGCAATTGGTCTCTTTGTTGGGCGACGGTGAGGTCCTTTGTCTAAGAAAGGAGCAAGCAACAGTCCACCAAAAGCAAGACCAGGAATAATTAGTGCACCAATGACGAAATATGGACCACTGGCAAATTCATATTTTAAGAATTGATATAAAAATAAGAAATACCAGTCTGGTAACGGAATATAAGCCGCATCAGTTGGATCCGCCATCCCTTCTAATGGTGCTGGATGTGCAAGTGTTAAACACAAGAATCCAACCAAGAAAACAGCACCAACTAACCATTCCTTTAGTAGAAAGTTTGGCCAGAATGCTTCCGTTCTCCCTGGATATTCTGAGTAATCCTTTGGAATAAACTTAACTTTGTCAGCCTTTACACGCGAGTCTCCAACAAACTTCATCCCTTTTCCCCTATGCACAGCGTTCCCTCCTTTTCGATGTCATTTTGATTTTATAGTGGACCTGAAATACCCTGTTTTCTAATCATAATAAAGTGAGCTGCCATGAGAGCAAATAGTGCAGC is from Radiobacillus kanasensis and encodes:
- a CDS encoding menaquinol-cytochrome c reductase cytochrome b/c subunit; amino-acid sequence: MHRGKGMKFVGDSRVKADKVKFIPKDYSEYPGRTEAFWPNFLLKEWLVGAVFLVGFLCLTLAHPAPLEGMADPTDAAYIPLPDWYFLFLYQFLKYEFASGPYFVIGALIIPGLAFGGLLLAPFLDKGPHRRPTKRPIATALMLVGIASVFWLTYEAADHVEWETRAEENKPVWPSAVEIDKEAEGYALYENSCLQCHGENLEGGGAAPGLVGTEKTVDEIKDIAVNGINTMPAGVFKGSEEELTKLAEFIKSVGQEE